In a genomic window of Victivallis lenta:
- the rplV gene encoding 50S ribosomal protein L22 — protein sequence MTRNVRISPEKARHVSRLIQGKSAVEALAIVELSPRKAAGLLGDTLRSAVANAENNLDVNRKELTVKAALVSPGPIIKRFRAKARGSAGRIRKRTSHLEIILTDN from the coding sequence TTGACAAGGAATGTGCGGATCAGTCCGGAAAAGGCGCGGCACGTGTCCCGCCTGATCCAGGGAAAGTCCGCAGTTGAGGCGCTCGCGATCGTCGAACTGAGCCCGCGCAAAGCGGCCGGTCTGCTCGGCGACACCCTGCGCTCCGCCGTGGCCAATGCTGAGAACAACCTGGATGTGAACCGGAAGGAGCTGACCGTCAAGGCGGCGCTGGTCTCCCCCGGTCCGATCATCAAGCGTTTCCGTGCGAAGGCGCGCGGCTCGGCGGGCCGGATCCGCAAGCGGACCAGCCATCTGGAAATTATTTTGACGGATAACTAG